A genomic region of Staphylococcus roterodami contains the following coding sequences:
- the menD gene encoding 2-succinyl-5-enolpyruvyl-6-hydroxy-3-cyclohexene-1-carboxylic-acid synthase, which translates to MGNHKEALTKQVYTFASELYAYGVREVVISPGSRSTPLALAFEAHPNIKTWIHPDERSAAFFAVGLIKGSERPVAILCTSGTAAANYTPAIAESQISRIPLIVLTSDRPHELRSVGAPQAINQVNMFNNYVSYEFDMPLADDCKETIDAIYYQMQIASQYLYGPHKGPIHFNLPFRDPLTPDLTTTNLLKSEIKILPHYQKSINATALKNILSKPKGLIIVGDLQHQEVEQILTYSTMYDLPVLADPLSHLRKFDHPNVISTYDLLYRSGLELNVDFVIRVGKPVISKKLNQWLKKTEAFQILVQNNDKIDVFPIAPDISYEISANDFFRSLMDDTIVDRKDWLELWQRLEGQARVEINQYLEHATDESAFVAELINKTSNEEALFISNSMPIRDIDNLLLNKNIDVYANRGANGIDGIVSTALGMAVHKRITLLIGDLSFYHDMNGLLMSKLNHIHMNIVLLNNDGGGIFSYLPQKDSASDYFERLFGTPTGLDFEYAAKLYDFSFKRFKHISDFKNEKLSYNSSTIYEMITNREVNYEQHQILYKKLSEMIHATL; encoded by the coding sequence ATGGGAAATCATAAAGAAGCATTAACTAAGCAAGTATATACATTTGCATCTGAACTTTATGCTTATGGTGTAAGGGAAGTAGTCATCAGTCCGGGATCACGTTCAACACCACTTGCACTTGCATTTGAAGCACATCCAAATATTAAAACATGGATTCATCCTGATGAAAGAAGTGCAGCATTTTTTGCAGTAGGATTAATCAAAGGTAGTGAAAGACCTGTTGCTATTTTATGTACATCAGGTACGGCAGCAGCTAACTATACACCGGCTATTGCTGAAAGCCAAATTAGTAGAATACCATTAATTGTATTGACGAGTGACCGACCACATGAATTAAGAAGTGTGGGTGCCCCTCAAGCAATTAATCAGGTTAATATGTTTAACAATTATGTGAGCTATGAATTTGATATGCCTTTAGCTGATGACTGTAAAGAAACAATTGATGCAATTTATTATCAAATGCAAATTGCTAGTCAATATTTATATGGACCACATAAAGGGCCAATTCATTTCAATTTACCATTTAGAGATCCGTTGACACCAGACTTAACGACGACGAATTTACTTAAATCAGAAATAAAGATTTTGCCACATTACCAAAAAAGTATAAATGCAACAGCATTAAAAAATATTTTAAGTAAGCCGAAAGGTCTAATTATTGTAGGGGATTTGCAACATCAAGAAGTTGAACAAATTCTAACATATTCAACAATGTATGATTTGCCAGTTTTAGCAGATCCGTTGAGTCACTTAAGAAAATTTGATCATCCAAATGTAATTAGTACGTATGATTTATTGTATAGAAGTGGCTTAGAATTAAATGTCGACTTTGTTATACGAGTTGGTAAACCTGTCATTTCTAAGAAGCTAAATCAATGGTTAAAGAAGACTGAAGCATTTCAGATTTTAGTACAAAATAATGATAAAATCGATGTATTTCCTATAGCACCAGACATTTCATATGAGATTTCTGCGAATGATTTCTTTAGATCTTTAATGGATGACACTATAGTTGACCGAAAAGATTGGTTGGAATTATGGCAACGTCTTGAGGGACAAGCACGTGTTGAAATTAACCAGTACCTTGAACATGCTACCGATGAAAGTGCTTTTGTTGCAGAATTGATTAACAAGACGTCAAATGAAGAAGCTTTATTTATAAGTAATAGTATGCCGATTAGAGATATTGATAATTTATTGTTAAATAAAAATATTGATGTATATGCTAATCGAGGGGCAAATGGTATTGATGGTATAGTTTCAACTGCTCTTGGAATGGCAGTGCACAAACGTATAACATTATTAATTGGTGATTTATCTTTTTATCATGATATGAATGGACTATTAATGTCCAAATTAAATCATATTCACATGAATATTGTATTGTTGAATAATGATGGTGGTGGTATTTTTTCATATTTACCACAAAAAGATAGTGCATCTGATTATTTTGAACGTTTATTTGGCACGCCTACAGGTTTAGATTTCGAGTACGCTGCTAAGTTATATGATTTTAGCTTTAAGCGATTTAAACATATTTCAGATTTTAAAAATGAAAAATTATCATATAACAGTTCTACAATTTATGAAATGATTACAAATAGAGAAGTTAATTATGAGCAGCATCAAATTTTATATAAGAAATTGAGTGAAATGATTCATGCTACATTATAA
- the menH gene encoding 2-succinyl-6-hydroxy-2,4-cyclohexadiene-1-carboxylate synthase, with protein sequence MLHYKFYKAKVDTSQILILLHGFLSDSRTYRDHIDTYTNICHVVTIDLPGHGEDKSSADVDWNFDYITESLDQILEQYKDKSISMLGYSMGGRVALYYALHGRIKLANLILESTSPGIKLEADQLERRHIDEARAKVLEIAGIEVFVNDWEKLPLFQTQYQLSEEKQHQIREQRLSQSPVKMAKALRDYGTGQMPNLWSQIAELKMPVLILAGEYDEKFVQIAEKMANLISNSKCKLFSAVGHTIHVEDNVEFDTMILGFLKEEQND encoded by the coding sequence ATGCTACATTATAAATTTTATAAAGCGAAAGTCGATACGTCTCAAATATTAATATTATTACATGGATTTCTAAGTGATAGTCGTACTTATCGTGACCATATAGATACTTATACAAATATATGTCATGTTGTGACTATAGATTTACCTGGGCATGGTGAAGATAAATCATCCGCTGATGTTGATTGGAACTTTGATTATATTACTGAATCATTAGATCAAATTTTAGAACAATATAAAGATAAATCGATTTCTATGCTTGGTTATTCTATGGGTGGACGTGTTGCATTATATTATGCATTACATGGCCGAATTAAATTAGCGAATCTTATTTTAGAGAGTACGTCACCTGGAATTAAGTTAGAAGCGGATCAATTAGAGCGTCGTCATATAGATGAAGCACGAGCTAAAGTATTAGAAATCGCAGGTATAGAAGTTTTTGTAAATGATTGGGAAAAATTACCGTTATTTCAAACACAATATCAATTATCTGAGGAAAAGCAACATCAAATTAGAGAACAGCGGCTATCTCAATCACCAGTTAAAATGGCTAAAGCATTAAGGGATTATGGTACAGGTCAAATGCCTAATTTATGGTCACAAATAGCAGAATTAAAAATGCCAGTTTTAATCTTAGCAGGTGAGTATGATGAAAAGTTTGTTCAAATCGCTGAAAAAATGGCAAATTTAATTTCGAATAGTAAATGTAAATTATTTTCTGCAGTAGGACATACAATTCATGTGGAAGATAATGTTGAATTTGATACAATGATATTAGGATTTTTAAAGGAGGAGCAAAATGACTAA
- the menB gene encoding 1,4-dihydroxy-2-naphthoyl-CoA synthase, translating into MTNRQWETLREYDEIKYEFYEGIAKVTINRPEVRNAFTPKTVAEMIDAFSRARDDQNVSVIVLTGEGDLAFCSGGDQKKRGHGGYVGEDQIPRLNVLDLQRLIRIIPKPVIAMVKGYAVGGGNVLNVVCDLTIAADNAIFGQTGPKVGSFDAGYGSGYLARIVGHKKAREIWYLCRQYNAQEALDMGLVNTVVPLDQVEDETVQWCKEIMKHSPTALRFLKAAMNADTDGLAGLQQMAGDATLLYYTTDEAKEGRDAFKEKRDPDFDQFPKFP; encoded by the coding sequence ATGACTAACAGACAATGGGAAACACTTAGAGAATATGATGAAATCAAATATGAATTTTACGAAGGGATTGCTAAAGTGACGATTAATCGTCCTGAGGTACGCAATGCATTTACACCAAAAACGGTTGCTGAAATGATTGATGCATTTTCACGTGCACGTGATGATCAAAATGTTTCAGTTATCGTATTAACAGGTGAAGGAGATTTAGCATTCTGTTCTGGTGGAGATCAGAAGAAACGTGGCCATGGTGGTTATGTAGGAGAAGACCAAATTCCTCGCTTAAATGTATTAGATTTACAGCGTTTAATTCGTATCATTCCAAAACCGGTTATTGCAATGGTAAAAGGTTATGCAGTAGGTGGCGGTAATGTACTTAATGTCGTATGTGATTTAACTATCGCTGCTGATAATGCAATCTTTGGACAAACAGGACCTAAAGTAGGTTCATTTGATGCGGGTTACGGTTCAGGATATTTAGCAAGAATCGTTGGACATAAAAAAGCACGTGAAATCTGGTACTTATGTCGTCAATATAATGCACAAGAAGCACTGGATATGGGCTTAGTTAATACTGTTGTACCTTTGGATCAAGTTGAAGACGAAACAGTTCAATGGTGTAAAGAAATTATGAAACATTCACCAACAGCTTTACGTTTCCTTAAAGCAGCTATGAATGCTGATACTGATGGTTTAGCTGGATTACAACAAATGGCAGGGGATGCAACTTTACTTTATTACACTACTGATGAAGCAAAAGAAGGTCGCGATGCGTTTAAAGAAAAACGTGATCCT